Proteins found in one Cinclus cinclus chromosome 8, bCinCin1.1, whole genome shotgun sequence genomic segment:
- the LOC134046921 gene encoding zinc finger protein 664-like, translating into MDAQMDMSDNNICDTRGKHSNYPRKTTKQLGQSCSLQKEVDMDYSCSPPGNSAGPAGKQERCGDKETSDTYCQKQGESPAGEFAPSSTSFHLQSEDEHLDHCSSERPRKPQTITKLREDNRSAALRDVFGGDLEPVPEEALPYRCKKCGSSFRGVSELQEHRRAHLLENSYHCPICAKAFSRAANLRMHKLIHSSERPHKCPECDKGFIRTADVWRHLRNVHKIERSMVILANGMARNPWSVLHRSQHSVECPDQACPGNTKSQEDDFKPYACPTCGKGFDKPNLLSKHKVIHREDKPYKCQECGMAFVQLLRLKRHQQTHSGARPFYCEECGGTFTRLASLQRHHRIHTGEKPYSCNFCGHSFTESGTLRRHERTHKLDKT; encoded by the exons ATGGATGCACA GATGGATATGAGTGACAATAACATTTGTGACACAAGGGGGAAGCATTCAAATTATCCCAGAAAAACTACGAAGCAGCTGGGCCAAAGCTGTAGCTTGCAGAAGGAGGTGGACATGGATTACTCCTGCAGTCCTCCTGGAAACTCTGCAGGTcctgcaggaaagcaggagcGGTGTGGAGACAAAGAAACCAGTGACACCTACTGCCAGAAACAAGGTGAGAGTCCAGCTGGGGAGTTTGCCCCCTCCAGCACCAGCTTCCACCTGCAGAGTGAAGATGAGCATTTAGATCACTGTTCCTCTGAGCGCCCCAGGAAACCACAGACAATAACAAAACTCCGTGAGGACAACAGAAGCGCCGCTCTCAGGGATGTGTTTGGTGGGGACCTGGAGCCTGTCCCTGAGGAAGCTCTGCCCTATCGATGCAAGAAGTGTGGCTCCTCTTTTCGTGGCGTGAGcgagctgcaggagcacaggcgAGCTCACCTGCTGGAAAACTCCTACCACTGTCCCATCTGCGCCAAAGCCTTCTCCCGCGCGGCCAACCTGCGCATGCACAAACTCATCCATTCCAGCGAGAGGCCGCACAAGTGCCCCGAGTGTGACAAGGGCTTCATCCGCACGGCCGACGTCTGGAGGCACCTGCGCAACGTGCACAAGATCGAGCGCTCCATGGTGATCCTGGCCAACGGCATGGCCAGGAACCCCTGGTCCGTGCTGCACCGCAGCCAGCACAGTGTTGAGTGCCCAGATCAGGCTTGTCCTGGAAACACGAAGTCTCAGGAAGACGACTTCAAACCTTACGCCTGCCCGACGTGTGGCAAAGGCTTCGATAAGCCCAACCTGCTGTCCAAGCACAAGGTGATCCACCGGGAGGACAAGCCCTACAAATGTCAGGAGTGCGGCATGGCGTTTGTGCAGCTGCTCAGGCTCAAGAGACACCAGCAGACTCACTCCGGGGCACGGCCATTCTATTGTGAGGAGTGTGGAGGGACCTTCACCCGGCTGGCATCGCTCCAGCGCCATCACCGCATCCACACCGGAGAGAAGCCCTACTCCTGTAATTTCTGTGGGCATTCCTTCACTGAGTCAGGGACCCTACGGAGGCACGAGCGCACACACAAGTTGGACAAAACTTAA